In the Arachis hypogaea cultivar Tifrunner chromosome 20, arahy.Tifrunner.gnm2.J5K5, whole genome shotgun sequence genome, CAGTTTCTAGCTCTCAATCTCAGTCTATTAGTCTCTCTCAATCTCTCTTCTAAACGCTACCTTTAGCCTCACCATAATATATAATTCCTAAATAGACCAGAGCTAGCAAAGTGCATCGAATGAAAGCCCTAATTTCTCTAATCAAGTAACTGATCAAAGATTGCGACTTATCAAAGAATTGCGGAAGGACAATGCTCTATTTATCAAAGATACACTTGGCTGTAAGTATATATGTGTATGCATgaactcaagtgttttaggtatGCGGTTTTGATAAATGTCAACCAAAAAAGATTTAGGCTCATGCAACACAAGAAAGGAGACAAGATCATGAAGACTTTAGTGCAAATCCAAGATCATGAAGATTTTAGTGCATAGGACTAAGGTAAACTTTCTTTGTTAAGAACTATAATTTTAGTATCTCCCTCACACACACATCACTAAAATGATTTTAAAGTATGTACCTTTGAGAAAAGATGTTTGACGTTAGTTTAGAAgcaaaggttttaaaaaatactaGCCTAAAGctctaaatattttaaataatagaaaaggcCAAAAACACAGTATAGAATCGATTTCAAGCTATGTGAAATCGTTTCCCAtactattttattgaatattagtatagtttttactttttacgAAAAGAATTGATTCCAAGCTTAAagggattataaaaataaaatttgattttgtaAAGAAAAAAACCGATTTCCTATAAAAAAGAATTGATTCCgagttaaaaattcaaatatttgatGTAACGGTTAATACAGAATCAATTTCCtaacaaaaaaattgattctttctCTGACAAAAAATCTTGTAATGGCTAATTTTGACAAAATGACCTATTTCCACAAACTTTACAATGTCTCCAAGGTTTAGAATGCCTATAACTACATTGTTTAATATCTCATATCACAACCAAGCCTCTCTCCAACCTTTCTTGTAATATacttcaatttctacacaaatcAAAGAGCTTCATTTGTAATTATCTATTATTTCAAGagagttttaattcttgttttgtgtGTGTCACAAATTGTAAAGAGAGATTTGTGTGGCTCTTTTTTTGTTCATGAAGTTGGGATTACTTCAAAATTGTGGTGAGACGgtcaataaatcaaaattaaatttgtaaatatatataaaaaagttttatgagataaattataatttcaaaaaagtaaaataaataaaatttaatgccTTTATAACTTATATATCAATAGAGCATgttaaatttctaatagtaatcATAATTGTCATTTATTGGAAATATATTTTAGAgattataattaatttgtttgTAGTTTTACAAGAAAAatgcattaattacttaataaTCTTGTCCATATAATTACTTAATGATCTTATCAATATGCATGCACAGTTAACCCAAATTAACATATATAGGGTTAAAATGGGCTTTTTTTTTAGATATCGGATAATTGTTGGTGTAATGTTTCGTTATTGGATGTTGTAATGTTTTACAAAGTTCTGGGGGCTAACAATCCGCACTTCCACGGGAGGCGGATTGCTTTAggcagattttttttttaaatacaaaaacacaATATAAAGAGGGCGTATTACCACGTGCCGACCATGCAAGCATTCCATGGGGGGCGAATTTTCAGAAACAATACAAGGGGACGGATTCTTGTTTCATCAGAACGGCGTCCCAGCCTCCTGCCAAACACCGTTTATTGACATTTCCAAGTAAAACTTCATCTTCtcatcaataataaaataaaaaattcgttaAAATGGGTTTTGATGATGTTTTCTTTCTAATAATAAGGAAGTATTGTAACAGTCACCACCTTCCTCTCTAAATAGTCCATATAACACCAATAAAAAATGAGTTATCTTCATTTTTTTCATGCACACCGTTAATTTTCATGGTCAAACATTAGCGTATCCTTTCATTATTTGGAATCAACCAAGATGCATTCCAAGTATTTGGACAGTCCCACGACAAATTGTAATGTAAATTTTGTCTTGATGTATACCAGTTGAGATAATGAGTTAATGACATTTCCAAGCACCTCAAAGTTGGTTTTTTCGACATTTTCACATAATCCAACTTTTGCAGACTCTTTAAAGAGAGCTAATACATTTGACATAGTTGTAAAGGACGATCCGCAACCAGTTCCTCTTAAATTAGATAATTGCAGTCTATGATATTCTTTTACATTAGGCAATATTTAACATTACATATatgaattatataatataatataattagttCTAAAGGCCTAGATGAACCAAACTGAACCAAGTTTTGAATTGATTATAATATTCAAAGTTCCATTAACTTAATAACTTGATTGATAAACCCCTGCAACAAATTTtgagataaatatcaattaaatcaCGTTCGAAAAATAGAGGTAACGACCAAATCAGTACCTGAAAGATTCAAACCCTGACATTTTTGTACctcactattgttattgacaaaatggtccttaaaagattttaaaatttgacaagcgtaccCACGAGTTCACCGGAGCACATTTCCGGCAAGCACAGTGCTGACATGGCCACTGCGTTTTGATGACATGGCAAATACCCTTCCCCACCctaattcttctccttctccttccccctCCCCAACACACTCCCCCCCCTTCCCCTTCCTGAATGCATTCTCCCCCCTCCCCAGCCCTAATCCTTCCCTCCTCCTCCCTAATCCTAATCCCCCATCTCCAACGCACTCCCCCCCCCCTCTTCAATCCAAAATCCCCCTTTCTGAACCCTAATCCCCTTCCTTTACCCCTTTGAATTCTAATCCCCTTCCCAACACAGTGTCTCACACTCTCAACTCTCTCTCCCTTTTGCCTTCACTACTGTCGCCTTCACTACTTGTATGTGCTTGCTGCTAGCCCCCGTCCCCTTTCCCATTCTTCCGTGTATCGAAGACGATGTCTCACTTCTGGCACTGCTTCCTCTCTCGCAAGTAGCTCCCTCTCGTGGTTCTCGTCACTCTTTACACTGCCTCCTTCCTTGCCATTCGGAACCGCTTCATTCGCCGTCCTACTTCAGATTCTCTTCTCTCCTTCTCGTGAATTTGCTGGTtttgttcttttttaaaaaaaaattgttaaaatcatCTTGCATTCAccattccttcttcttccttctgctAAATCGTGTGATTTTCTCCTTGTTAACATCGTTGAGAATTGCATGAGGAAAAAGTGTTTGATTTTGGAATGTGAAATGCCAAATCACAAAATTATTCAATATATATGGTTTTAATCTGAAATGCTAAATGGAATCTGCAAATCATTTTGAAAGGTTAGCGGAAATTGATGAATATATTAAAAGGGGTAAGAGAAGGGGATTAGGGTTCAGAAAGGGGGATTTTGGATTGAGGCGGGGGAAGTGCGTTGGAGATGGGGGATTAGGAttagagagggagagggaaggaTTAGGGTTGGGGAGGGGGGAGAATACATTCAGGAAGGGGAAGGGGAGGGAGGGGGGGGGAGTGCGTTAGGGagggggaaggagaaggagaagaattagGGTGGGGAAGGGTATTTGCCTTGTCATCAAAACGCAATGGCCATTTCAGCACTGTGCTTGCCGGAAATGTGCTCCGGTGAACTCGTGggtacgcttgtcaaattttaaaatcttttaaggaccattttgtcaataacaatagtgaagtaccaaaatgtcagcgtttgaatctttcgggtactgatttggtcattacctccgaaaaataaaatataagccCAGGAAAACAGAGAAATCTCAACTTAGAACCCCAAGCCCTAATTCCTAAATTCAAACATCGGTTGATCCAAACCCACCTTCACCCCTAACAGTTGAATCCAAATCCTCAACCTCAACAACATCAGGAGTCACAATCTTCTCCAAAATCAGCTGTGCAACTCTGTCACCAACCTTCACCTCAAAATCAACATCCGAATGGTTGAACAGTATCACCCCAACCGGTCCTCTGTAATCGGCGTCGATCACCCCTGCACCAACGTCAATCGAATGCTTCAACGCAAGACCTGATCGCGGAGCTGCAGAGAAACAAAAACCCCCAAAATCAGCACCAAAACCAATTTTGAAACCGTAACCCGAACAAAAACGAAGAAATTGGTAATTTAATCACCAATGCGCGCATAGGTGCCTTCTGGAATTGAAATGCTGAGATCAGTAGCCACCAGAGCCTTGCCTCTCGCCAGAATCTTCGTCTCCACAGCactaacagaaaaaaaaaaaaaaaaacaaaattttcagcTTCGGTTTCTCTAACAGAGTAACTGTTTCAGTTTAACTTGAGAGAGAGAGGTACCTGGAGAGATCGTAACCAGCGGAGAGAGGAGAAGCCCTAGAGGGAAGAACGGCGTTGTCGGAGAGCTTCTTTACACGGAGGAGAGAAGCAAGGTTGGTGGAAATGTCAGCGTCTTGGTGGATCTTGAGGATCTCCGGGGAGGGCTCTTGGTTCTCGGCGACGATGGAGCCGTTGGTGGCGTGGGAGTCTGGTTGGGCCATGGTGAGAACAATGCGGTTGCAGAAATGAGGATAGTGGTGGTTAAGAAGCAAGGTTCTGTAAACCAGACCAGCCACCGAACCTCTCTAGTCACTGGTTTACTGATTTACTGGTCCAATCAGTTCAACTGTGGTCTAACAAAAAAAAagcgttttataataaaataataaataaattataaataaatactctaaaacataattatagtctaatataaattttaaaatgtctTCCAAATACTACATCAGCCAAAATCTAATACAATctttaatttcataattattaaCAATTTATCATTCATTAGTCATTATATCACTATTGAACTCATTAAGATAgtcacaaaaaaacaaaaaacaaattcATTGAATTAAACAAACCAATAACAAATATTCCATCATCTACTCAACTAGTTAATTGAGTTAATTCAAATCATCTATTCCATATAACATAGCAATAAAGCACCCTCAGAAAAAGCATGCTGGAGAAATTGAATGCAAGTCAATCTGTATGGTGAATGCATCAAAATAGATGAAGATTTACGACAAGCCAACTTCAACCATATGTTCGTAAGTCATAGGAACACAATAATATTAACACAAGGCATCCCAATTATGACGACGGCTAGAAATGTGAACCTATTGCCATCAAATGGTGGTGTGTCTTAGATATAGGTAACAGAGTAGAATACCAAATGGCTCCTCATAAGCATGATAAGCTTTTAAAACTAGTAAACACAAGCATTGAATCTAACTCTCTACCAGCATAATAAGCTTTTAAAACATGAGATCACAAAATAAGATTAGTTATTGATGCACGGATgtctgatattttttttaaagggaGTTTTGTTACGATTCATATCAAGATGTTGCCACTTGCCACAGAACAGTCACCAGAA is a window encoding:
- the LOC112782790 gene encoding deoxyuridine 5'-triphosphate nucleotidohydrolase, producing the protein MAQPDSHATNGSIVAENQEPSPEILKIHQDADISTNLASLLRVKKLSDNAVLPSRASPLSAGYDLSSAVETKILARGKALVATDLSISIPEGTYARIAPRSGLALKHSIDVGAGVIDADYRGPVGVILFNHSDVDFEVKVGDRVAQLILEKIVTPDVVEVEDLDSTVRGEGGFGSTDV